GCGTAATCGACCGCCATGTGGAAAAACTTCGCCAGGTGATCAAGCTCGCGCTTGAGGTCGGTGTTGAGCAGGTTTTGATAACCTTCGCGACCACCCCAGAACACATAGTTCTCGCCGCCGAGCGCCTTGGTCACTTCCAAGCACTTCTTCACTTGGGCAGCGCCGTAGGCAAACACGTCGGCATGCGAGCTCGTCGCTGCGCCGTGCATGAAGCGCGGGTTGCTGAACAGGTTGGCGGTCCCCCACAGCAGTTTGATGCCGGTTCGATCTTGTTCGTCTTTCAGCACCTTGGCGACAGCGTCGAAATTTTTGTGCGACTCGCGGAGGGTTGCTCCCTCGGGCGCGACGTCTCGGTCGTGGAAGGCATAGAACGGAGCACCGAGCTTCTCGATGAACTCAAACGCCACCTTCACGCGGCGAATGGCATTCTCGACCGATTCGCTACCATCGTCCCACGGGCGGAGCATCGTTCCGGGACCAAACGGGTCGCTGCCAGTCCCACGAAACGTGTGCCAATACACCACGCTGAAGCGCAGGTGCTCGGCCATCGTTTTCCCTTCGATCACTTCGTCGGGGTTGTACCAGCGGAAGGCGAGTGGATTCTTCGACTTCGGACCTTCGTAGCGAATTTTTTCGATTTCGGGAAAAGCAGCGGCCATGGTGCCCTGTAGCTCAGCAAAGGTTTTGGGAGGGTGATGTCTACCGCCAACTGCTTGGCGCCAGACTCGGTATCGTGACAAATCCCGCGCAAGCTCGCAACCGGCAAGCGGCCGATCGCACCCCCGCAAAGAAGTAATCTCCGCCCGAAGCCACTCTGCAAGCTACGGTACTGATGGACCCCGCTGCTCCCTATGCTCCGTCGATCCGCCGAGCGCTCGCGCTGCCGAAAGTAGTGATCATGCCGAAATTGCCCCCCCTTTTGCTCCGCCACTTCTGTTGGGCGTTCTGCCTGCCGCTCGTCCTCTTGCTCGGCGCGGGACTGCGCGAAAGCTGCGCTCAGTCCAATACCGGTGAGCTCGAGATTCGCGCGGTCGACGCCACCACGGGAGAACCGCTCGCCGTCCGGATGCATCTGAAGGATCAAAAAGGGAAGACCGTTAAGCCCCCCAAGGTTCCGTTTTGGAACGACCATTTTGTCTTCCACGGCATCATCATTTTGAAACTGCCAGTCGGTAATTACACCTTCGAAATGGAACGTGGTCCCGAGTACAAATTTCGGAGTGGCTATTTCACCATCGATCGTGGAGCCACCGACAACAAAACGGTGGAGATGCACCGCTTCATCGACATGAAGAAAGAAGGTTGGTGGTCGGGAGATTTGAGTGTCTACCGGCCTGCTGCCGACATGGATCTGCTGATGCGCGCCGAAGATCTCCATCTGGCCGTGGTCAGCCCACCTCCCGCTGCGACAGCCTCCAAAAATGCCCCGGAAGCTGCTCCTCGGGAAATGAAAATCGAAACGTTCGGCGAAGATCGGATCGTCGCGTATACCGGTCAGGTCGATGCCCGCAGCACCGGCGCGATCCTGTCGATCGATGCCAAGGAAACAGCCGTTTTTCCCAAGGAAAATAGCGAATATCCCTCGACTCTCAGCCTTGCTCGCCAGCTAGAAGAGTCGGGCAGCACCACCCTGCTGGCCGAGTCGGCCACGTCGTGGGATCTGCCGGTGTGGGTCGCTTCGGGCACGCTCGACGGCATTCTTGTCGCCGGGCCGCATCTGATTCGCGATCCCCTCACGGCGGGCAAATGGCAACCGGCGGGCAAGCCGCTCGATACGCTCCTCTATCCTGGTCGTCAGGGGTCGGGACGCTGGGCTTCGATGGCCTACTACCATCTGCTCAACTGCGGACTCCGCATTCCACCCGCTGCCGGAAGTGGAACTGGCAAGAGCCCCAACCCACTCGGCTATTCGCGCGTGTATGTCCACTGCGGCGAGAAGTTTACCTACGAGTCGTGGTGGGAAAATTTTCGCAAAGGACGCTGCATCATCACCAACGGGCCGATGATTCAGCCGAAAGTGAATGGTCAGTTGCCCGGGCATGTCTTCACTGCCGAACAAGGGGAAACAGTCGCCCTGAAGATCTCGCTGAACCTCTCGACCCGCGAGAAAATCGAATACCTCGAAGTGGTGAAGGATGGCAAGGTGGAGCATGAAGTCCGCCTCGACGAGTGGGCCGCTGCTGGGGGAAAACTCCCCGACATCGAATTCCAGAAGAGTGGCTGGCTCGCGATTCGCGCCGTTACGAGCAATCCCGACGCCTATCGTTTTGCATCGACCGGTCCCTACTACGTCGAGATCGGCTATCAGCCGCGCATCTCGAAAACTTCGAGCCAATTCATGCTCGACTGGGTGGTGGAGCGGGCCAAGCAGCTGAAATTCGCCACCCCCGAAGAGCGCGAGTCGGTGATCGTCGAGCATCGGGCCGCCCGCGATTTCTGGACGAAAAAAGTCGAAACCGCCACCGACGAGTAATCGCCACAAGCTCGCAACTGCAGCGCAGCACGTCTAGTCCCGTTCACCCCAGGGCCAAGAGTCCCTAGACTGACGACCTTGCGTTTTCCTTCACTCGCGCGCAGTTGCTTAGGGTTTCCATGGCTGAATCGTGGCGCTCGCTCTATCCCTTCCAGTCGCATTACTTCGAGCGCGAGAAGCTCCGGTATCACTACGTCGACGAAGGTGCCTCGCCGTCAGCTGCCAAGCGCCCCCTGCTGTTCGTGCATGGCAATCCCACCTGGTCGTTCTACTGGCGCGAGCTGATCGCGGGACTCAAGGCCGACTATCGCTGCATCGCCGTCGATCACATCGGCTGTGGCCTGTCGGATAAGCCGCAGGACTATCCCTACTCGCTCGCCAAGCATACGGAAAATCTCGTCGCCCTCGTCGAGAAGCTCGACCTCAAAAACTGTACTCTCCTGGCGCACGACTGGGGTGGCGCGATTGGCCTGGGCTGCGCGGCACAGCTGCGCGAGCGTTTTTCTCAGCTCGTGCTGTTCAACACCGCCGCCTTTCCGCCGCCGTACATCCCCAAGCGAATTCAGCTCTGCCGCGTGCCGATTTTGGGAACGCTCGGCGTGCGGGGGCTCAATCTGTTTGCTCGCGCAGCTATTACGATGGCGACCGAAGAGCCGCAGCGGATGACAGCGGCGGTGAAAGCTGGCTTCCTGGCCCCGTATAACAACTGGCACAACCGGGTGGCGATCGATGCGTTTGTGAAAGACATTCCCTGGACCCGCGCGCATCCCACCTACCAGGTGCTCGAGGATCTCGAAACCAAACTGGCGAAAATCACCCACCTTCAGCAGCTGCTGGTGTGGGGGATGCGCGACTGGTGTTTTCGGAGTGAATGTCTCGATCGCTTGAAGCGGACCTTCACGCAGGCCGAAGAGCTGCGCTTCGACACCGCCGGTCACTACGTGGTGCAAGATCGACCGGCTGAAATTCTCGAGCGACTCCACACGTTCCTGGCGCAAGTGAAAAGCGTCTAACAGCCTCTCCCGAGCATCGATGATCGCCCCACCGCCAACCGCCAAAGTCAACGCGATGAGCTCTAGCACGTTATCGATCGGACAATGCGCTGCCCTGGCAGCGCTGCTCGAGTGCCTCGCCCCGAAGCCGGGCAATGTGCACCGGAGCGCCGATTTCGAAGATACAACGATTCACGATTTCGCCGTGAGCGCGGTGGCGATCGTACCGGCGATGGAGGTTGCCGCGCATGTGGGTGTCGGTCGCGCCGTGCTGGAAGCAATTCGCGCCACGCGCTCAATCGTTGCCACGAACACCAATTTGGGAATCGTGCTGCTGCTGGCGCCGCTGGCGGCTGTACCTCGCAAAACCTCGATTTTCGAGGGCCTTGCGACCATTTTAAGCACCCTCACCGAGGAAGATTCGCGGCTGGTGTACGAAGCGATTCGCCTGGCCAAGCCCGGAGGACTCGGCACCTCGCGCGAGCACGATGTCGCAGGCGATTCGCCACCGCGACTCCTCGACGCCATGCAACTTGCCGCCGAGCGCGATCAGATTGCGCGCGAGTATGTCACCCAGTATCACTTGGTGCTGCAGGTCGCTTTGCCACGGCTCTTAGAACTGCGAGCCACCGGCGCTTCGCTCACCGACAGTGTGATTCGATTGCAGGTGGAACTGCTGGCGCGCGAACCCGACAGCCTGATCGCGCGGAAGTGTGGCCTCGAGATGGCGACGCAAGTTTCGGCCTACGCCAGCCAGGTGCTCGCCTGCGGCAATATCGGCGACGATAGCTACTACGAAGCGATTGCCGAGTTCGATTTTTTCCTGCGCAGCGATGGACACAAACGGAATCCCGGCACGACAGCCGATCTAATTGCAGCAGCGATCTTTGTCGGCCTGCGCGAGAACTTGCTTCAGCCTCCGCTCGACTAAACGCCGCCCGTCACCGCTAACCGCGATCCTTTTGCCAGAGATACTCCGCCATGACCGAGCCGATCAAGATCGAGCCTGCCGCCAATCTGACGGAGCGTTATCGGATTCGGCTCGAAAAAGAAGCGCATGTGTTTGCGGCGGCCCATTTCATTACGTTCGCCGGCAACATCTGCGAACCGCTGCATGGGCACAACTACGGCGTGGCTGTCGAAATCGAAGCGCCACTCGATGAAAACCAGTACGTGATCGATTTCATTGCCGTGCGCGATGAGCTGACGGCGATCACGCAGACGCTCGACCACCGAATGCTCCTTCCGACCTCGCATCCGCTGATCCAAGTCACTGCCGACGAGCGGGAAGTGACCGCCCGTTTTGGCGACAAACGGTGGGTCTTTCCGCGGACCGATTGCGTTCTCTTGCCGCTGACCAATACCACGTCGGAACTCCTGGCGCGCTACATCGGCCTCGCACTGCGCGAGCGTCTTGCCGCGCGCTTACCAGCACAGGTCGTCGGGTCGATTACTCGATTTTCGGTCGAAGTGGACGAGAATCATGGCCAGCGCGGCATCTGGTCCCTCGCGGCTGATGCGGTTCACTAAGCTGCCGCGTAAGACGCCTCCGAATACTCCTCAAATGCGATTGATTTTGGGGGCCATCAACGCCCCCCCAGCGCGGCACTAGCGCGACCGCTACAGGCGTTACAGCACTTCTTGGCTCACCGAGGGGCCTCATTTTCCTCCCCTCTTCGCGGAGGGTCCGGCTGCCTGATAGGCATTAGCCGCAACCTATGTTTTCGCAGCTTTGAACACGCGGCCTGCCCAGCCACGCTTTTCTACTGGATCTACAGGAACCAGTTTTGCAGTGGGATCGGGCTCTCTTCGTGATGAACGACCAAAGAGCTGTCTGTCCCATGGGTACGGCGGCTCTCTGTCTTCGCAAAGCACAGAGCCACTCCTCACTAAATCTGCCTGGTTAGGAAAGTTCGTCGCGATGCAGTTTGCCACAGCACAAGATGCCATGAACACCGTTTGGATGCTCATCTGCGCTGCGCTCGTCTTCTTCCTGCAAGCAGGTTTCTGTTGCATGGAATGCGGATTGTCGCGCTCGAAGAACAGTATTAACGCCGCCATCAAAAACGTCGCCGACTTCTGCCTCGCTGGGGCCCTGTTTTGGCTGACCGGCTATGCGTTCATGTTTGGCAAAAGCTTTTACGGACTCTTCGGCATCACTGAATTCTTTTTCGAAGAGACCTACGACAGCAACTGGCTCACCGTCTTCTTTATCTACCAGGTGATGTTCTGCGGCACCTGCAGCACCATCGCTTCGGGAGCTGTCTCGGAGCGGATGCGGTTTAAGGCCTACGCCTGCATGTCGGTGCTCGTCGGCGGCATCATCTATCCGGTGTTTGGTCACTGGGTTTGGACCCGCCCGAACATGCCCGCGCAAGGTTGGCTCGCCAATCTGGGATTCATCGACTTCGCAGGCTCCACCGTGGTGCACAGCCTCGCTGGCTGGGTCGCACTAGCGGCTGTGATCCACGTCGGTCCCCGCATGGGAAAATTTCTCCCCGATGGACGCATCACGCGCTTTCACGGCCACAGCTTGCCGATCGCGGCGATTGGTCTCTTTATCCTTTGGTTCGGCTGGTTCGGGTTCACAGGCGGCCGCGCGATGGAACTCGCCGGCAACGTCCCGAAGATCTGGATTAACACGTTGCTCGCGGGCATTTTCGGCGGAGCAGGAAATCTCCTCTGGCAAATCGTCACGCGTAAGCGAATCGATATCTGCAGCTTCATGAACGGCATCATCGCCGGACTGGTCGCCATCTGTGCCACCTGCAATGTGGCGTGGGACTTTGGCGCCGTCTTCATCGGCATCAGCGCCGGTCTGATCATGGAACTCGCTTCCGATATTCTCGAGCGTTATTTCAAACTCGACGACGTCGTCAACGCCATTTCCGTGCACGGTGTCGCCGGTGCTTGGGGAACGCTCCTCGTCGCCTTCATCACTCCTCCAGAATTCATGCCCCAAGGGTGGTCGCGACTCGACCTGCTTTTGGTGCAGATGCTGGGAATTAGCGTCTGTTTCTGCTGGTCGTTTGGCATCACGTGGGTCGCCCTGTCGATCCTGAAACGCTACATGCCGCTGCGTGTAACGATCGAGGAAGAAGAAGCGGGGCTGAACGTCGCCGAGCACGATGCCCGCACCGATCTGCACGATCTGCTGGTGACGATGGAGCAGAACATGCGAGGGGATCACACTCGCCGCGCGGCGGTCGACGAGTGCACCGAAGCGGGGATGATTGCCAAGCAATACAACCGGGTGCTGGAAGCGCGCGAGCAATCCGAGGCCGAGCTGCGACGCTATGCCACGATGCTCGAAGACACCAACTCCTATGTCGAGAACCAAGCGGTCGAGATGCAGTTTCAAGCCAAAGCGCTCGAAGCTGCCCGGAGCGAAGCTGAACGCGCCAACCATACGAAGAGCCAGTTCGTGGCCAACATGAGCCACGAAATTCGGACCCCGATGACCGCCATTCTGGGCTACGTCGATATGCTGCTCGACGATGCCGACGCGCATCCCGTTTCCGAGAAGTGGAAACAGCCGCTCGCCACCATTAAAAGCAATGGCCAGCACCTGCTCGAAATCATTAACGACATTCTCGACATCAGCAAAATCGAAGCGGGCAAGCTGACGATCGAAATCATCGAATGCTCGGTTCCTCAGCTCGTGGGCGATGTCACCAATCTGCTGCGGCATCGAGCCGAAGGGAAAGGACTCGCGCTGGCGGTGAAATTCAATTCACCGATCCCCGAAACGATTCATTCCGATCCGACCCGCATTCGCCAGGTGCTGCTGAATCTCGTCGGCAACTCGATCAAGTTCACCAATCATGGCGAGGTCCGCGTGGAACTCGAAATGTTCTACGACGACCCTGAAAATCCACAGCTGCAGCTGAGTGTGGTCGACAGCGGCATTGGGATGGACGACGAGCAGATCGCACGTTTATTCCAGCCTTTTGTGCAGGCCGACAGCAGCACGACGCGCCGCTTTGGTGGCACTGGTCTGGGGCTGACGATCACCAAACGACTCGCAGAAATGCTCGGTGGCTCGATCACCGTGAAGAGCCAAATTGGGCATGGCAGCTCGTTCATCGTGCGGATTGCCAGTGGCAAACTCGACGGCGTGAAGATGATCGAAAAGCCCGATCACTTTGTCGAACAAGCTCCGAAGAAACCGAAGAAAATCGACGTCCGGCTCGATTGCCGCATCTTGCTCGCCGAAGATGGCCCCGACAATCAGCGGCTGATTTCGCTGATCCTCCGCAAAGCTGGCGCTGAAGTGGTGGTGGCCGAAAATGGTCAGGTGGCTGTCGAAGCAGCGCTGCGAGCCGCCAGTCACGGCTTCCGTCGTAGCGACGATCCTCAAGGGCCGTTCGACGTGATCCTGATGGACATGCAAATGCCGGTGCTCGACGGCTGCGGCGCGACGAAAAAGCTACGCGAAGCTGGCTATCCCGGTCCGATTGTGGCCCTCACCGCCAATGCGATGAAAGAAGACCACGACCGCTGCATGGCCGCTGGTTGCAACGATTTTGCCACGAAACCGATCGACCGGAGTGTGCTGTTGGCGACGATCGATCGCTGGGCGCAGTGGCGCCGCGATAACGTCCCACCTTCGATGCCGATCGATCCACCGGTAACAGTCGCTGTCACCTTGCCCACGGACGAATCTACCTCTTTCGGACCTGAAACGATTGCACATTCGTAATGCATCTCGGTTTGACACCCCCTAAGAGCGACCTAGGTTTAATATTGTCGGGCCTGAAAATATTCCGCTTGCCAATTGAGATATCCCCATGCGTGCCGACTACATCAATCCGTTCATCCAATCGCTCTGCACCACGTTCGAAACGATGCTTTCGTGCGAGATCACGCGGGGACAACTCTACCTGCGCGAGCCCAACACAGCGCTGCACGATATCAGCGGCGTGATTGGACTCTCGGGGAACGCTCAAGGGACGGTCGTCCTCAGCCTCGATAAGAAGGTGGCACTCGCCGCCGCTTCGGTGCTGCTGATGTGCGAGGCGGAAGAGATCAACGCCGATGTGGTCGATGCCGTCGGCGAACTCACCAACATGGTGGCGGGTGGAGCCAAGGCGAAGCTCGAGGAATATCAGCTCTCGATCAGCTTGCCGAGCGTGGTGACCGGAACGGGTCACGAGATTCGTTTCCCCTCGAACGTCACGCCGATTTGCGTCCCCTTCAATTCTCCCTGGGGTCCGCTGAAGATCGAAGTCGGTCTGGCCGCTGTGCAGCAACTGGCCGGTGCCCACTAGCACTTCGTCTATCGGTTAATGTCATCCTCAGCTGCGATTCACACTGCTGGACAAGCCAGCAGTGGATGCTAGCGACGTTGAATTCTGCCCTTTGCTAGCCCTTTTGCGGCGTCTGGATTGCTATCGACACCGCGCAGCACGTTTGGGATAGTTCGGCCGCTCGTGATTTCGGCGCAGCGTTGCGCGCAGCTCTCGAAGCGTCTGAAGGAACCCGCCGGTGTCGTCTGAGATTCGAAAAGCCGCCATCCTGCTGATGAGTCTGCCCGAAGACGAGGCAGCCAATTTGCTTTCGCGCTTAACGCCGAAGCAAGTGGAAGTGGTTTCGATCGAGATTGCAAAAATCGGCCGATTGCCAGCTTCCGAACAAGACTCTGTGATTCAAGAGTTTGCCGACGCCAACCCCAACTCGTTCGGCATTCAAGGGGGTGGCCTCGATCTGGCCAAGTCGCTCGTCGAGAAAGCGCTCGGCAGCAAAGCGGGCTCGACGCTCGACAACGTCCGCAGCTCGATCGAAGCGATGCCGTTTGGCTTTCTCAAGAAAGTCGATCCGCAAAACTTGCTCACGTTCGTGATCGACGAACATCCCCAAACCATTGCCCTGATTCTCTCGCACCTCCCCCCTGCTTTCGGCGCGGAGATCATGAAAGGTCTGCCCGCCGATCGACAACTGGCGGTGATTCGCAGGATCGCTCACATGGGTCAAACCAATCCCGAGGTGATCGAAGAGGTGGAGCGCGGACTCGAGAGCCGCATGGCGAACTTGATGAACCAGTCGTATCAAAAAGCGGGTGGTGTGCCGAGTGTCGCCGAGATCCTGAACGTGACCGATCGGGCGACCGAGCGGGCGCTGCTCGAAAGTTTGTCGCAGGAAGATCCGCAGCTCGTCGAGGATATTCGGCGGCTGATGTTCGTGTTCGAAGATATCTGCAAACTGACCGACAAAGATATTCAGGCGGTCCTCAAAAACGTCGAAACGGCGCAGTGGGCCATGGCGCTCAAGGGGGCCAGCCCCGAACTGAAGCAAAAGATTCTGGGGAATATGTCGCAGCGTGCGGCGGTGATGCTGGCCGAAGAAATCGACTTCCTTGGGAGTGTCCGCGCGAGCGATGTCGAGCAGGTTCAGCAGCAGATTGTCGACGTGGTTCGCCGCCTCGAAGATGCAGGTGAAATCACGGTTCATGCCGCCGAAGAGAACGAGCGGATGATCACGTAGCGGCTCGCTGGGATCTGCGGCGGCTCGCGGTTTGTCGCCCCCCTCCCCTGCCCGAAACGGCTGGGGATTGCTACATTCCTGCGTCATGGCCGTTACCCCCATGATGCAGCAGTATCTCGATGCGAAGCAAGCGTGCGGCGATGCGCTCCTCTTGTTTCGCATGGGAGATTTCTACGAACTGTTCCACGACGATGCCCGCACTGCTTCGCGCGTGCTGGGGCTCACCCTGACGACGCGCGACAAAGGGGAAAATCCGGTCCCGATGGCCGGCTTTCCCTACCATCAGCTCGAAGGCTATCTGGCCAAGCTGATCGGCGGCGGCCTGCGTGCAGCGGTGTGCGAGCAAGTGGAAGATCCACGCCAAGCCAAGGGGCTGGTGAAGCGCGAAGTGACACGTGTGGTCACTCCCGGCACACTGACCGACGACGCCCTGCTCGACCCGCGCGAAAGCAACTACCTGGCGGCGATGGTGCTCCCCGATACGCTTCAGCCGCACACGCCGGTGGGACTCGCTTGGGCTGATCTGTCGACCGGAAGGTTTCAAGCAGCGGTGTTTCCCTTCGCGCGGCTCGGCGATGAACTCGCGCGGCTGCAGCCTTCGGAATGCCTGCTGGGAGATGATCAGCCTCCCCCAACTTGCCCGTTCCCGCCACGGATGATGATCACCCGTCGGCCCGAGTGGACCTTCGCCCGCGATACGTCGCAAGCGGTACTCCAAAAACAGCTGCAGGTCGCCTCGCTCGAAGGGTTTGGCTTCGACGAGAGTGACATGCTGGCCATTCGCGCTGCGGGGGGAATTCTCGAGTACCTGCGCGAGACCCAAAAAACTTCGCTCGATCACATCGATCGTTTGCTGCCGTATCGCTCGGGGGAATCGCTCGAAATCGATGAAGCGACCCGGCGCAGCCTCGAGATCACGCGGACCTTTCGGAGCGGCGCTCGCGAAGGCTCGCTGCTGTCGGTCATCGATCAAACGATCACTCCTCCCGGCAGCCGATTGCTGGCCGACTGGGTCGGCGCGCCACTGACCAACCTGGCCGCCATCGGCGCGCGGCAAGATGCGGTGGAACTCCTCCGCAACAGCGCCACCGTTCGGCGCCAAATTCGTGAGGAACTGGCGGGCGTTTACGATCTCGAGCGGCTGATTGCGCGGGTGACCACGCTGCGCGCAAGTCCTCGCGATTTGGCGTTTGTCGGACGAACACTCGCGCGACTGCCGCAGCTCAAAGCGCTCGTTGCCCATCTGCGTGCGCCGCTGCTCGACGATCTGCAAACGCGGCTCGACGAATCTCCTGCGCTCCGCGATTTGCTGGCCGCTGCGCTCGAGGACGATTGCCCGCTTTTGGCCCGCGATGGGAACTTCATTCGCCAAGGTTTTCACGGCGAGCTCGATCGCCTGCGCGAGATGGCCCATGGTGGCAAAGCGTGGATCGCGCGCTATCAGGCCGATCAGATCGAAAAGACGGGAATTCCCAATCTGAAGGTCGCCTTCAACAAAGTCTTTGGCTACTACATCGAGATCACCAACGCGCAAAAAGAGAAGACGCCGCCCGAGTATATTCGCAAGCAAACGGTCGCTTCCGCCGAGCGCTACATTACCCCCGAGCTGAAAGAGTACGAAGAAAAAGTCCTCACCGCCGACGAGCGTTCGAAAGAGCTCGAGTATCAGCTGTTTGTAGAGCTGCGCGACAAGACGCATCAATTTGCCCGCGCTTTGCGGATGACAGCGGCGGCGATTGCCGAGCTCGATGTCCTCGCGGCGCTCGCGCAGCTGGCCGATCGTCCCGACTATTGCCGCCCGGTGATGACCGAGGATCAAGTGGTCGAGATCGTTGAAGGTCGGCACCCGGTGCTCGATGCCATTTTGCCGCGCGGCACGTTTGTGCCGAACGATACCACGCTCGGCACCGACGGAGGACTGGTGATGCTGATCACCGGTCCGAACATGGCGGGCAAGAGCACCTACATTCGGCAGGTCGCCGTGCTGTCGCTTCTGGCGCACGTGGGGAGTTTTTTACCAGCGTCGCGCGCTACGATTGGAATTTGCGACCGGATTTTCGCCCGCGTTGGCGCAAGCGATGAGCTGTCGCGCGGTCAAAGCACCTTCATGGTCGAGATGACCGAAACCGCGCGGATTTTGAATTCCGCCACAGCGCGCAGCCTCGTGATCCTCGACGAAATTGGGCGTGGCACAAGCACCTACGATGGCATTTCGCTCGCCTGGGCGATCGTCGAACATCTGCACGATCAGATCGGCTGTCGCACGCTGTTTGCCACGCACTACCACGAACTCACCGACCTGGCTGGCTCGCTCGCTGGCGTCCGCAACCTGAGCGTCGCGGTGCGCGAGTGGCAAGATCAAGTGGTGCTGCTTCACAAGATTGTGCCCGGCGCAGCCGACAAAAGTTATGGCATTCACTGCGCTCGATTGGCCGGTGTTCCGCGGAGCGTGAACGAACGGGCCAAACAGATTCTCGCGAAACTCGAGGGAGAAAATCTCGACACCGAGGGACGGCCGAAGCTGATTGCGCGGACCAAAAAATCGCGCAAGGGAGACCTGCAGCTGACACTGTTTGCCCCGGAAGAGCATCCACTCCTCGAGCAGCTGCGGCAACTCGATTTGGCGGGGCTCACGCCGCTGCAGGCTATGCAGTGGCTTGCCAACTGGCAGCAAGAGATCGGCCCAAAAAAGTAGCCGCCAGAGCGCTATTTGGGCTGCTGCGAACTGCGCGCGAGCTGTTCGCCAGAAGCAGGACGTCCGAAGTAGTAGCCCTGCTGCAGATCGAAGCCGAGTTCTTTACAAGCGTCGACTTCGGCTTGCGATTCGACCCCTTCGGCGAGGGTGATGATGTCGAGATCGCGGGCCATGCTCACGAGCGTGCCGACCATGCGACGTCGTCCCGAATGGGCCTCGTGCAGGTTGCGAATCAACTTCATGTCGAACTTCAAAAAGTCGGGGCGTGCTTCGACAAGTTCAGCAAGCCGCGCTTGGCCCGCTCCGAAATCGTCGTACGCCAGACCCATGCTCAAATCGCTGAGCGCGAGGCGAAGCATCTTCATGGCGG
This window of the Pirellula staleyi DSM 6068 genome carries:
- a CDS encoding chemotaxis protein CheX, which produces MRADYINPFIQSLCTTFETMLSCEITRGQLYLREPNTALHDISGVIGLSGNAQGTVVLSLDKKVALAAASVLLMCEAEEINADVVDAVGELTNMVAGGAKAKLEEYQLSISLPSVVTGTGHEIRFPSNVTPICVPFNSPWGPLKIEVGLAAVQQLAGAH
- the fliG gene encoding flagellar motor switch protein FliG, translating into MSSEIRKAAILLMSLPEDEAANLLSRLTPKQVEVVSIEIAKIGRLPASEQDSVIQEFADANPNSFGIQGGGLDLAKSLVEKALGSKAGSTLDNVRSSIEAMPFGFLKKVDPQNLLTFVIDEHPQTIALILSHLPPAFGAEIMKGLPADRQLAVIRRIAHMGQTNPEVIEEVERGLESRMANLMNQSYQKAGGVPSVAEILNVTDRATERALLESLSQEDPQLVEDIRRLMFVFEDICKLTDKDIQAVLKNVETAQWAMALKGASPELKQKILGNMSQRAAVMLAEEIDFLGSVRASDVEQVQQQIVDVVRRLEDAGEITVHAAEENERMIT
- the mutS gene encoding DNA mismatch repair protein MutS, with amino-acid sequence MAVTPMMQQYLDAKQACGDALLLFRMGDFYELFHDDARTASRVLGLTLTTRDKGENPVPMAGFPYHQLEGYLAKLIGGGLRAAVCEQVEDPRQAKGLVKREVTRVVTPGTLTDDALLDPRESNYLAAMVLPDTLQPHTPVGLAWADLSTGRFQAAVFPFARLGDELARLQPSECLLGDDQPPPTCPFPPRMMITRRPEWTFARDTSQAVLQKQLQVASLEGFGFDESDMLAIRAAGGILEYLRETQKTSLDHIDRLLPYRSGESLEIDEATRRSLEITRTFRSGAREGSLLSVIDQTITPPGSRLLADWVGAPLTNLAAIGARQDAVELLRNSATVRRQIREELAGVYDLERLIARVTTLRASPRDLAFVGRTLARLPQLKALVAHLRAPLLDDLQTRLDESPALRDLLAAALEDDCPLLARDGNFIRQGFHGELDRLREMAHGGKAWIARYQADQIEKTGIPNLKVAFNKVFGYYIEITNAQKEKTPPEYIRKQTVASAERYITPELKEYEEKVLTADERSKELEYQLFVELRDKTHQFARALRMTAAAIAELDVLAALAQLADRPDYCRPVMTEDQVVEIVEGRHPVLDAILPRGTFVPNDTTLGTDGGLVMLITGPNMAGKSTYIRQVAVLSLLAHVGSFLPASRATIGICDRIFARVGASDELSRGQSTFMVEMTETARILNSATARSLVILDEIGRGTSTYDGISLAWAIVEHLHDQIGCRTLFATHYHELTDLAGSLAGVRNLSVAVREWQDQVVLLHKIVPGAADKSYGIHCARLAGVPRSVNERAKQILAKLEGENLDTEGRPKLIARTKKSRKGDLQLTLFAPEEHPLLEQLRQLDLAGLTPLQAMQWLANWQQEIGPKK